GCGCCGGCTGGCCGCGGCCGGGGCCGAGGTGACCGTGCTCGACGTGGACCGGGCGGGCGCCGAGCGGGTGGCAGGCGAGGTGGGCGGCCACGCCCTGGTGGTCGACCTGGCCGGGCCGCTCGACCTCGACGTGGCCGCCGACGTCCTGGTCAACAACGCCGGGCTCCAGCACGTGGCCCCGGTCGAGGAGTTCCCGCCCGAGCGGTTCTCGCTGCTGCTGCGGGTCATGCTCGAAGCGCCGTTCCGGCTGGTCCGCGCGGTCCTGCCCGGGATGTACGAGCGCGGGTGGGGCCGGATCGTGAACATCTCCTCGGTCCACGGGCTGCGCGCCTCGCCGTTCAAGAGCGCCTACGTGGCCGCCAAGCACGGCCTCGAGGGGCTCTCCAAGGTGGTCGCGCTCGAGGGCGGGCCGCGCGGGGTGACCTCCAACTGCATCTGCCCCGCATACGTGCGCACGCCGCTGGTCGAGAACCAGATCGCGGATCAGGC
This region of Actinomycetes bacterium genomic DNA includes:
- a CDS encoding 3-hydroxybutyrate dehydrogenase, translating into MSEGGGPAAGTVGLRGRTALVTGAASGIGEACARRLAAAGAEVTVLDVDRAGAERVAGEVGGHALVVDLAGPLDLDVAADVLVNNAGLQHVAPVEEFPPERFSLLLRVMLEAPFRLVRAVLPGMYERGWGRIVNISSVHGLRASPFKSAYVAAKHGLEGLSKVVALEGGPRGVTSNCICPAYVRTPLVENQIADQARIHGLDEEEVVERVMLTEPAIKRLLEPEEVAELVAFLCSPAASFVNGASLTMDGGWTAR